The Candidatus Methylomirabilota bacterium genome includes a region encoding these proteins:
- a CDS encoding enolase C-terminal domain-like protein yields the protein MKIERVDAIAVSLPLAKPVRMAGAEVRVAANVIVRVQTDSGLTGWGECASAPTFSGETQGSMMSAITGYLAPVLVGEDPMRREALRAAMDRRLLGNNGAKAAVEIALFDVAGQALGAPVYELLGGRARDAARCFWHLGNADPDADAREAAARRQDGFTFFKLKVGTTTVERDIEAALKVRHAVGPDCDLAADANQAWSVAEALRFVRGAEPAQLSFFEQPVPMSDLAGMAAVARAGVVPVLADEGIFTASDVLAHAQAGAARIVSVKLLKAGGFTGALRAVHAAESVHLPLHLTGKVAESGIATAALVHLAVAVRELHYGLGITNHYLKEDLVVDPLRPVAGHVRPFEGPGLGVQVDEERLRRFAS from the coding sequence ATGAAGATCGAGCGTGTGGACGCCATCGCCGTGTCGCTGCCGCTGGCCAAGCCGGTCCGCATGGCCGGCGCCGAGGTGCGGGTCGCCGCCAATGTCATCGTGCGGGTGCAGACGGACTCGGGGCTGACGGGATGGGGCGAGTGCGCGTCGGCGCCGACCTTCTCGGGCGAGACCCAGGGCTCGATGATGAGCGCCATCACCGGGTATCTGGCCCCCGTCCTGGTGGGCGAGGACCCCATGCGGCGGGAAGCCCTGCGGGCGGCCATGGACCGGCGCCTGCTGGGCAACAACGGAGCGAAGGCGGCGGTGGAGATCGCCCTGTTCGACGTGGCCGGCCAGGCGCTGGGAGCACCGGTGTACGAGCTGCTCGGCGGGCGCGCCCGGGACGCCGCGCGGTGCTTCTGGCACCTGGGGAACGCCGATCCCGACGCCGATGCCCGCGAAGCCGCGGCCCGCCGGCAGGACGGCTTCACGTTCTTCAAGCTCAAGGTGGGCACGACGACCGTGGAGCGTGACATCGAGGCGGCCCTGAAGGTGCGCCACGCCGTGGGCCCGGACTGCGACCTGGCCGCCGACGCCAACCAGGCGTGGAGCGTGGCCGAAGCCCTGCGCTTCGTCCGCGGGGCCGAGCCCGCGCAGTTGAGCTTCTTCGAGCAGCCGGTGCCGATGAGCGACCTGGCGGGCATGGCGGCGGTGGCGCGCGCCGGCGTGGTCCCCGTCCTCGCCGACGAGGGAATCTTCACGGCGTCCGACGTGCTCGCCCACGCGCAGGCGGGAGCGGCCCGGATCGTCAGCGTCAAGCTGCTCAAGGCCGGCGGATTCACGGGCGCGCTCCGGGCCGTCCACGCGGCTGAGAGCGTTCACCTGCCGCTGCACCTCACCGGGAAGGTGGCCGAATCCGGCATCGCCACCGCCGCGCTGGTGCATCTGGCGGTGGCCGTGCGCGAGCTTCATTACGGGCTCGGCATCACCAACCACTATCTGAAGGAAGATCTGGTGGTCGATCCCCTGCGGCCGGTCGCCGGGCACGTCCGCCCGTTCGAGGGGCCGGGGCTCGGCGTTCAGGTCGACGAGGAGCGGTTGCGGCGGTTCGCGTCCTGA
- a CDS encoding enoyl-CoA hydratase-related protein: MPAKPKPRQAASRDYSDILFEVKDQVAWVTINRPRVLNAFREQTLDQMIEALKSTREDPTIACAVITGAGDKAFSAGGDFYAMKRLNFANSFMWNDRMLGLAMTIRGLPIPVIAMVNGWCMGGGHELALWCDLVIASEHAVLGQTGAKVGACPTVGATQYLPRLIGERLAREMIFCARRFTARQAVEIGLINRCVPHKDLLTETRAWCETIKGHSALTLRMCKKSLNFESDLLYASWQHGMELLAHVWGSDEANEGMGAFLAGRKPDFNQFRKRDQKALAEYLDACARDLNAPPAMRRKTG; encoded by the coding sequence ATGCCCGCCAAGCCCAAACCACGCCAGGCCGCGAGCCGCGACTACAGCGACATCCTGTTCGAAGTGAAGGACCAGGTCGCCTGGGTCACCATCAACCGTCCCCGCGTCCTGAACGCCTTCCGCGAGCAAACCCTCGATCAGATGATCGAGGCCCTCAAGTCCACGCGGGAGGATCCCACCATCGCCTGCGCCGTCATCACCGGCGCCGGCGACAAAGCGTTCTCGGCCGGCGGCGACTTCTACGCCATGAAGCGTCTCAACTTTGCCAACAGCTTCATGTGGAACGACCGCATGCTGGGGCTGGCCATGACGATCCGCGGACTCCCGATCCCGGTGATCGCGATGGTCAACGGCTGGTGCATGGGCGGCGGGCACGAGTTGGCCCTGTGGTGCGACCTCGTCATCGCCTCCGAGCACGCGGTGCTCGGGCAGACCGGGGCGAAGGTCGGGGCCTGTCCCACGGTGGGGGCCACGCAGTACTTGCCGCGTCTCATCGGTGAGCGCCTGGCCCGCGAGATGATCTTCTGCGCCCGGCGGTTCACCGCCAGGCAGGCGGTGGAGATCGGCCTCATCAACCGCTGCGTGCCGCACAAGGACCTGCTCACCGAGACCCGGGCCTGGTGCGAGACCATCAAGGGGCACAGCGCGCTGACGCTGCGCATGTGCAAGAAGTCGCTCAATTTCGAGTCCGACCTGCTCTACGCGTCGTGGCAGCACGGCATGGAGCTACTGGCGCACGTGTGGGGATCCGACGAGGCCAACGAGGGCATGGGAGCCTTCCTGGCCGGGCGGAAACCCGACTTCAATCAGTTCCGCAAGCGCGACCAGAAGGCCCTGGCCGAGTATCTGGACGCCTGCGCCCGCGACCTCAACGCGCCGCCGGCGATGCGCCGGAAGACCGGGTAG
- a CDS encoding CoA transferase, giving the protein MRVLDLTRVLAGPLCTMMLGDMGADVIKVEPVGAGDDTRGWGPPFAGGEAAYFLGVNRNKRSLTLDLAQPEGREILTALIGTADVLVENFKLGTLDRWGFGEAWLAERAPRLIRCSITGYGSTGPKAGQPGYDFILQAESGLMSICGEPGGSPTKYGVAIVDVCTGMLACSAILAAVQARHRTGRGQRVEVSLYETALAMLANVASSYLVAGTAGRRYGNGHPSIVPYTTYPTRDGMLAVAVGNDGQFVRFAAAVGHAEWARDERFARNRDRVVHRELLDGMIADVLRGDDAQAWITKLQAAGVPCGRINSVAEALDDPHTAARRMVETVEHPTVGALRLLGIPFGLNGTPATVRRPPPTLGQHTDEILGEELGLSGRRIDELRARAVI; this is encoded by the coding sequence CTGCGCGTCCTCGACCTGACGCGGGTCCTGGCCGGGCCGCTGTGCACGATGATGCTCGGCGACATGGGCGCCGACGTCATCAAGGTGGAGCCGGTCGGCGCCGGCGACGACACCCGGGGCTGGGGCCCGCCGTTCGCCGGCGGCGAAGCGGCGTACTTCCTGGGCGTCAATCGCAACAAGCGGTCGCTCACCCTCGATCTCGCCCAGCCGGAGGGCCGGGAGATCCTGACGGCCCTGATCGGCACCGCCGACGTGCTGGTCGAGAACTTCAAGCTGGGCACGCTGGACCGCTGGGGGTTCGGCGAGGCGTGGCTGGCCGAACGGGCGCCACGCCTGATCCGCTGCTCCATCACCGGCTACGGCTCCACGGGCCCGAAGGCCGGGCAACCCGGCTACGACTTCATCCTGCAGGCCGAGTCCGGGCTCATGAGCATCTGCGGCGAGCCCGGCGGATCGCCCACGAAGTACGGCGTGGCCATCGTCGACGTCTGCACCGGTATGCTCGCGTGCAGCGCGATCCTGGCCGCCGTGCAGGCCCGGCATCGCACCGGGCGGGGCCAGCGGGTCGAGGTGTCGCTCTACGAGACGGCACTGGCCATGCTCGCCAACGTCGCCTCGAGCTATCTCGTGGCCGGGACAGCCGGCCGCCGCTACGGCAACGGGCACCCCAGCATCGTGCCCTATACCACCTATCCGACTCGCGACGGCATGCTGGCGGTGGCCGTGGGCAACGACGGCCAGTTCGTGCGCTTCGCCGCTGCGGTCGGGCATGCCGAGTGGGCGCGCGACGAGCGCTTCGCCAGGAACCGCGACCGGGTCGTGCACCGCGAGCTGCTTGACGGCATGATCGCCGACGTCCTCCGGGGCGACGACGCCCAGGCCTGGATCACGAAGCTCCAGGCGGCAGGCGTGCCCTGCGGCCGGATCAACTCGGTGGCCGAGGCCCTCGACGATCCCCACACGGCGGCCCGCCGCATGGTCGAGACCGTCGAGCATCCGACCGTCGGCGCCCTGCGCCTGCTCGGCATCCCGTTCGGGCTGAACGGCACGCCGGCCACCGTGCGGAGGCCGCCGCCGACGCTCGGGCAGCACACGGACGAGATCCTGGGCGAGGAGCTCGGCTTGAGCGGCCGGCGCATCGATGAGCTGCGAGCGCGGGCGGTCATCTGA